The Actinocorallia herbida DNA window CAGTCGCGCAGCCACCGCGTCATCGCGCCGGAGGAGAAGCTCGAGGGCTTCCGCCAGCGCGCCCGCGCGGCGACCGCCCGAGCCGCCCAGTGACCGTCACGACCGCGTCCGGCCGGGGCTCCCGCCCTGGCCGACGCTCCCGCGGGCGCCGCCCGCGAGCGAAGGGAGGCAACGCGTGGACTTCGCGCTGAACGACGAGCAGCGGCTGTTCCGCCAGACGCTGCGCGACTTCGCCGAGAAGGAGATCATGCCGGTCGCCTCCGAGTGGGAGCGGACGGGACGGTATCCGGCCGAGTTCGTCGAGAAGTTCCAGGACATGGGGCTGTTCGGGCTGAACGTCCCCGAGGAGTACGGGGGACTGGGCGCCGACCGGGTGTCCTACGCCCTGGCCTTCGAGGAGATCGCGCGGGCGTGGCTGGGCGCGGCGGGCCTGTTCGGGCCGCACTCCGTCGCGTGCTGGATGGTCTCCCGGAACGGGACCGAGGAGCAGAAGGCGCGGTTCCTGCCCCGGATGGCCTCGGGCGAACTGCGGTCGGGCCTCGGGCTGACCGAGCCCGGCGCGGGCACCGACCTCCAGGGCATCATCACGACCGCGGTCCGCGACGGGGACCATTACGTCGTGAACGGGGCGAAGACCTGGATCACCAACGCCAGGGTCGCCGGGATGCTGCCGATCCTCGTCAAGACCGGGGCGGTGGACGGCGGGCACGCGGCCATGTCGGTGCTGCTCGTCGAGACCGACACCCCCGGCTTCCGGGTCACCCGGGACCTGCCGAAACTCGGGTACAAGGGACCCGAGACGTGCGAGCTCGTCCTGGAGGACGTGCGCGTCCCCGCGGCGAACCTGCTCGGCGGGGAGGAGGGGCACGGACTCCAGCACGTCCTCGGCTCGCTGGAGATCGGCCGGATCAACATCTCCGCCCGCGCCGTCGGCGTCGCCCAGGCCGCGTACGAGGCCGCGCTGAACTATTCGCGCGAGCGCGAGGCGTTCGGCAAGCCCATCGCGAACTTCCAGGCGATCCAGCTCAAACTGGCCGACATGGCCACCGAGATCCAGGCCGCGCGGCTGCTCGCCTACTGGGCGGCGACCCGCTCGGAGGAGACCGGCGGACGCGTCGACCTGGAGGCCGGCATGGCGAAGATGTACGCCTCCGAGGTGGCCATCAAGTGCGCGCTCGAATCCATGCGGATCCACGGCGGGTACGGCTACTCGGCGGAGTACGTCGTCGAACGGCTCTACCGCGACGCGCCCCTCATGGCGATCGGGGAGGGCACCAACGACGTCCAGCGCCTCATCATCGCCAAGTCCCTCGTCTCCGGAAAGGGACGTCTCGGCTGGTGAGCGCGTAGCGCGGAATCACCTCTGAAATACCCCCCTTTTTCACGCCCCTGTGACCCTTGTCACAGGGGCGTAACCAACCTAATGTGTGTTCAGTAGGTTGGTTGAAAGGGGCAGCCCGCTGAGTGAAGACAGGGTGAAAGAAGACAGGCGAACCATCGCCGATCCGCGCCCTTACGCCGCGCTCCTCGCGAAGGGCGAGGACCGGAGGCAGCGGATCCTCGCGGTCGCCCAGCGGCTGCTGCGGCGCCAGGGTTGGCGCAGCACCACGCTCGGCCAGATCGCCCGTGAGGCCGGGATCAGCACCGCCGGAGTCCTGCACCACTTCGAGTCCAAGGAGCAGCTGCTCCACGCGATCCTCGACGCCCGCGACGCGGACGACGAATCGCACTCGGACTACATGTCGGGCGACCTCGTCGAGGAACTCGGCAAGCTCGCCGAGCGCTTCCGGCGCTCACCCGACCTCGTGGGGCTGTTCGCCATCCTTCGCGTGGAGAACATCGACCCCGAAGCACCCCTCCACCAGAGGTTCCGCAGCAGGCACCGCGTCGCCCTGGAGACCGTGTCCGCCTTCATCCGGGACGGCCAGCGCTCCGGAAAGTACCGGGTCGAGCCGGACCCGGCAGTTTTGGCCGCCGAGATCGTCGCATTCTTGAATGGGATAGAGACAACATGGCTGCTCGACCCTTCGTTTCCCCTGAGCGAGGTCTTCAGGGAGTACGTTGCGTCACTCGACCGGCGACTCGCCCCGCCGTCGGACGCATCCTGAGGCCCCGGCTCTTCATCGCCGCGTCCAGCCCCGAAGAGGCGGTCCGCTCCGCCGGCGGCTGGCTGTTCGACTGCGTCATGGCGGGCTGGGACGTCACCGTCCTGACCCCCGGAAAGGCCGATCCCACCGCGCTGCGCATCCTCGGCGCCCGCTCCGGCGACCTCGAGGCCGCGATCACCCGCTCGGTGCCCGGCCCCCGTCCCGTCGCCGTCGCCGTCGAGGCCCTGCTGTGCGAGACCGAGCCGCGCGTCGGCTCGCTCCTGCGCAAGGCGCTCGACACGTCCAGCGCCGACATCCGCGTCTGGGGCGCAGCCCGCCCCGCCACCTTCGCGGACGCCGTCGACCCCGTCCGCCACCGCCTCAGCACCGCCGCCCGCGCCTTCAAGTCCCACGCCCTGGCGGCGCTTCCCAGCACCTCCGCCCCGCACGTCCTCCCCACCGAGACCTTCCACCGCACCCCGTCCGCGGCGGCGAGGTCCTGACGGCCTTGGAGCGCGCTCTCCACCCTGGAGCGCGCTCCATCACCGTCCCCTACTCGCAGACGACCCCGTCGCCGTCGCGGTCGGTGTACCAGTCGTACTCGGGGTCCTGGCCCTCGTAGTAGGGGCCGTAGCCCGCGGCCGTCGCCTGGGCGCAGGTGTCGAACTGCGGGTCGGTGCTCGGTTGCGGCGGGGGCTTCGGCTTGCTCTTCTTCCAGGTCTTGGACAGCACCTTGGTGCCCTGCGCGTCGCGGAGGGTCGCGGTGTCGCCCGTGTTGTTCCAGATGTACCAGCCGCGCTGCATGTACAGGTGGGTCGCGGAGTTCTTGCCCTTGCCCGTGTGGACGGTGACGCTCTTGCCCGCCCTGAGGGTGAACGCCGGGAACCTGTACACGTGGTGCTGGGCGTCGCGCAACGTCCAGTTCTTGAACTTCACCGCCTTTCCGCCGGTGTTCTTGATGACGACGTACTCCTTGTTGAGGTGGGAGTTGCCGCCGTTGTCCGCGCCCGGCGCGTCGTACTGGATCTCGGTGTACTTCAGCGCCGGCTTCGCCGCCGCCGACGCGGAGGTCCCCGAGCCCACGAGGACCGCCGCGAGCACGGCGGAGGTCATGACAGCAGAACGCACGAATGCCCCTTGGGTAGCGAAAATCGGAGCGCCAATCTAAGGGAGGCATGCGGGGTATGGGTGAGATTTCCGGAAACGGTATTTCTTCGGAAGATCCGGGCCGCGCGGTGTTCCGGCGCCGCGGGCCCGGACCCGTCACGGCCCGGCCGGCTTGGGGAGGGCGAAGCTCAGCGGGACGATGAGCGCGAGGGCGGCCGCGGCGGCGAGGAAAGCGTGCTGGTAGCCCACCACGGGAGCGGCCGCCGAGGCCGCGACCGTCGCCAGGGCGGCGAGGCCGATCGAGCCGCCGACCTGGCGCGCGGTGTTGATGAGCCCGGACACGAGGCCCGCCTCGGAACCTGGGGCCGCACCCGTCGCGAGGGCGGCGACCGGGGTGAACAGCAGGCCCGAGCCCAGGCACATGACGATCGCCGGGCCGAGCAGTCCGGCGGCGTAGGACGTGTCCTCGCCGAGCCGCGCCTGCCAGAGGAAGCCCGCGGTGCCGAGGACCGCGCCGAGGATCAGGACGGCGCGCGGCCCGAACCGTCGCATCAGCGCGGGCGCGGACCGGGCGCCGACGATGATGGCCGCCGTGTGCGGCAGGAATCCGAGGCCCGCGCGGATCGCGCTGTAGTGCAGCACGTTCTGCATGTAGAGCGACAGGAAGTACCACATCGCGAAGAAGGCGGCCCCGACGAGGACCATGATGACGCTCGCCGCCGAGATCGCCCGGACCTTGAAGATGCCGAGCGGGACCAGCGGCGCCGTCGCGAACCTCGCCTCGACCAGCAGGAACAGCGCGAGCGCGGCGACGCCCGCGCCGATCGGGCCGAGCGCCTGGACCGCGCCCCAGCCGTGCTCGTGGGTCTGCGCGGTGCCGTAGGCCACGAGGGAGAATCCCGCGGTCACTAGGATCGCGCCCGTTACGTCGAGCCGCCTTGCGGTGGGCACCGCGCGCTCGGCGAGGACGACGAAGGCCGCGGCCACGACCGCGCCGCCCACCGGCACGTTGATGAGCAGCACCCACCGCCAGGACAGGTACTCGGTGAGCACCCCGCCCAGCACGGAGCCGATCGCCCCGGCGGCCGCGCCCGCGGCGCTCCACCTCGCCACCGCCCTCGTGCGCGCGGAGGGATCGGTGAACGTGGTGGCGAGGATCGTCAGGGTCGCGGGGGACAGGACCGCCGCGCCGACGCCCTGGAGCGCCCGCGCCGCGACGAGCAGGCCCGCCGAGTCGGCGAGGCCGCCCGCGAGGCTCGCCGCGCAGAACAGCGCGAGGCCCGCCAGGTAGACGCGCTTCTGGCCGAAGAGGTCGGCGGCGCGCCCGCCGAGCAGGAGGAAGCCCGCGAACGTCAGGGCGTAGGCGTTGACGACCCATTGCAGGCCCGTCGCGTCGAAACCGAGGTCGGTGCGGATCGCGGGCAGGGCCACGTTGACGATCGAGACGTCGAGGACGACGAGGAACTGGCCGAGGCAGGCGACCAGCAGCACCACGGAGGCGCGCTTGTCCGCTGTCGCGGGTTGCGCGGTCGAGGTCATGGGGAGTCTCCAATCGGAGCGGAGTATTCCGCTCGGAAAGGCTAACGGAATGATCCGCTCCGGTCCAGCTACACTTCGGTCCATGACGACTCGCCCCGCCGCGGGCGGCCGCAAGGCCGAAGCCGCGCGCAACAACCGCACGGTGCTCAACGCGGCCCGCGAGGTCTTCTTCGAGCAGGGCTTCGACGCACCCATGTCCGCGATCGCGGAGCGCGCCGGCGTGGGCATGGGCTCCCTCTACCGCCGCTATCCGAGCAAGGAGGTCCTGGCCCGCCACCTCTGCACCATCTCCATGGAGGGCACGCTCGCGGCCGCCGAACGCGCGCTGGCCGAGGAATCGTCGGGCTGGTCGGCCCTGGTCCGCTTCATAACGGAATCCCTGGAATGCGGCATGGGCGCCCTCTCCGGCTTCGCCGGCTCCTTCCCCGTCACCCAGGCCATGATCGATCTGAGTGAACAGGGCGCGAACGCCATGCAGGAGATCCTCACCCGCGCCGCCGCCGAAGGCTCCGTCCGCCCCGACCTCACCCCGGGCGACCTCGTCTACCTCCTCAAACTCCTCGCCACGAAGACCACCCCGGACCCCGCCCG harbors:
- a CDS encoding acyl-CoA dehydrogenase family protein is translated as MDFALNDEQRLFRQTLRDFAEKEIMPVASEWERTGRYPAEFVEKFQDMGLFGLNVPEEYGGLGADRVSYALAFEEIARAWLGAAGLFGPHSVACWMVSRNGTEEQKARFLPRMASGELRSGLGLTEPGAGTDLQGIITTAVRDGDHYVVNGAKTWITNARVAGMLPILVKTGAVDGGHAAMSVLLVETDTPGFRVTRDLPKLGYKGPETCELVLEDVRVPAANLLGGEEGHGLQHVLGSLEIGRINISARAVGVAQAAYEAALNYSREREAFGKPIANFQAIQLKLADMATEIQAARLLAYWAATRSEETGGRVDLEAGMAKMYASEVAIKCALESMRIHGGYGYSAEYVVERLYRDAPLMAIGEGTNDVQRLIIAKSLVSGKGRLGW
- a CDS encoding TetR/AcrR family transcriptional regulator, coding for MKEDRRTIADPRPYAALLAKGEDRRQRILAVAQRLLRRQGWRSTTLGQIAREAGISTAGVLHHFESKEQLLHAILDARDADDESHSDYMSGDLVEELGKLAERFRRSPDLVGLFAILRVENIDPEAPLHQRFRSRHRVALETVSAFIRDGQRSGKYRVEPDPAVLAAEIVAFLNGIETTWLLDPSFPLSEVFREYVASLDRRLAPPSDAS
- a CDS encoding lamin tail domain-containing protein, which encodes MRSAVMTSAVLAAVLVGSGTSASAAAKPALKYTEIQYDAPGADNGGNSHLNKEYVVIKNTGGKAVKFKNWTLRDAQHHVYRFPAFTLRAGKSVTVHTGKGKNSATHLYMQRGWYIWNNTGDTATLRDAQGTKVLSKTWKKSKPKPPPQPSTDPQFDTCAQATAAGYGPYYEGQDPEYDWYTDRDGDGVVCE
- a CDS encoding MFS transporter; the protein is MTSTAQPATADKRASVVLLVACLGQFLVVLDVSIVNVALPAIRTDLGFDATGLQWVVNAYALTFAGFLLLGGRAADLFGQKRVYLAGLALFCAASLAGGLADSAGLLVAARALQGVGAAVLSPATLTILATTFTDPSARTRAVARWSAAGAAAGAIGSVLGGVLTEYLSWRWVLLINVPVGGAVVAAAFVVLAERAVPTARRLDVTGAILVTAGFSLVAYGTAQTHEHGWGAVQALGPIGAGVAALALFLLVEARFATAPLVPLGIFKVRAISAASVIMVLVGAAFFAMWYFLSLYMQNVLHYSAIRAGLGFLPHTAAIIVGARSAPALMRRFGPRAVLILGAVLGTAGFLWQARLGEDTSYAAGLLGPAIVMCLGSGLLFTPVAALATGAAPGSEAGLVSGLINTARQVGGSIGLAALATVAASAAAPVVGYQHAFLAAAAALALIVPLSFALPKPAGP
- a CDS encoding helix-turn-helix domain-containing protein, with protein sequence MTTRPAAGGRKAEAARNNRTVLNAAREVFFEQGFDAPMSAIAERAGVGMGSLYRRYPSKEVLARHLCTISMEGTLAAAERALAEESSGWSALVRFITESLECGMGALSGFAGSFPVTQAMIDLSEQGANAMQEILTRAAAEGSVRPDLTPGDLVYLLKLLATKTTPDPARTTELRPRYLTIVLDGLRPTPTPLPAPAPTWPEIAARWGPATDLPEDL